In a single window of the Zea mays cultivar B73 chromosome 5, Zm-B73-REFERENCE-NAM-5.0, whole genome shotgun sequence genome:
- the LOC100274265 gene encoding Dihydropyrimidine dehydrogenase (NADP(+)), chloroplastic-like: protein MESLTLRASTAASPLQRRRLLPGRQRATYVRATASAGEPDLSVRVNGLQMPNPFVIGSGPPGTNYTVMKRAFDEGWGAVIAKTVSLDAEKVINVTPRYAKLRAEPNGAAMGRIIGWQNIELISDRPLETMLNEFKQLKKEYPDRILIGSIMEEYNKAAWHELIERVEESGVDALEINFSCPHGMPERKMGAAVGQDCDLLEEVCGWINEKATVPVWAKMTPNITDITQPARISLKSGCEGVSAINTIMSVMGINLKTLRPEPCVEGYSTPGGYSARAVHPIALAKVMQIARMMKEEFADGQSLSAIGGVETGNDAAEFILLGADTVQVCTGVMIHGYPLVKKLCAELQDFMREHNFSSIEEFRGASLPYFTTHTDLVHRQQEAVRQRKAIKKGLQSDKEWTGDGFVKETESMVSN from the exons ATGGAATCGCTGACGCTTCGCGCTTCGACGGCCGCCTCGCCGCTGCAGCGACGCCGGCTGCTCCCCGGACGGCAGCGCGCGACGTACGTCCGCGCCACGGCCTCCGCCGGCGAGCCGGACCTCTCCGTGCGCGTGAACGGGCTGCAGATGCCCAACCCGTTCGTGATCGGGTCGGGGCCACCGGGCACCAACTACACCGTCATGAAGCGCGCCTTCGACGAGGGCTGGGGCGCCGTCATCGCCAAGACT GTGTCATTGGATGCTGAAAAAGTTATCAACGTTACTCCTCGTTATGCAAAGCTTCGGGCAGAACCAAATGGGGCTGCCATGGGGCGCATCATTGGCTGGCAGAACATTGAACTCATCAGTGACAGGCCTCTGGAGACCATGCTGAATGAGTTCAAGCAGTTGAAGAAAGAGTATCCTGACAGGATACTTATCGGTTCAATTatggaggagtacaacaaagCTGCATGGCATGAGCTTATTGAACGTGTTGAAGAGTCTGGAGTG GATGCTCTTGAAATTAATTTCTCATGTCCACATGGCATGCCAGAGAGAAAAATGGGTGCCGCTGTGGGGCAAGATTGTGATTTGCTAGAGGAAGTTTGTGGTTGGATTAATGAGAAGGCCACTGTTCCTGTTTGGGCAAAGATGACTCCTAACATTACAGACATTACACAG CCTGCAAGAATATCTCTTAAGTCTGGATGTGAAGGAGTTTCTGCAATTAACACAATTATGAGTGTAATGGGGATTAATCTCAAAACACTGCGTCCGGAACCTTGTGTTGAAGG GTATTCTACACCTGGGGGTTATTCTGCAAGAGCTGTGCACCCTATAGCACTTGCTAAAGTCATGCAGATAGCAAGGATGATGAAAGAAGAGTTTGCTGATGGACAGTCTCTCTCTGCCATTGGTGGTGTGGAGACTGGCAATGATGCTGCTGAGTTTATTCTTCTTGGTGCTGATACAGTACAG GTATGTACCGGTGTGATGATTCATGGTTATCCCCTTGTGAAGAAGCTTTGCGCAGAGTTACAGGATTTCATGAGAGAGCACAACTTTTCATCAATTGAAGAGTTTCGAGG GGCCTCGCTTCCGTATTTCACGACGCACACAGATCTGGTTCACCGGCAACAAGAGGCGGTCAGGCAGAGGAAGGCCATCAAGAAGGGCCTTCAATCAGACAAGGAATGGACGGGTGATGGGTTCGTCAAGGAGACCGAAAGCATGGTATCCAACTGA